Genomic segment of Mucilaginibacter sabulilitoris:
AAAAGTAAGATGACCATCTTTTTTACGCAGCACTACCGAATTCCATTCACCTGCCGGTTTTGCGACATCGGCAGAGGGCGCTTTCAAGTCATATAACGAACCGGCAAGGTGGTTTGCTTTTTTATTGTCCGAAGCATTTTTATTATCAAGCACCTGCATTTCTACGCCGGTAAGGTAGGTTTCATTAAATTTAGGATCTTCATGAACCCCGAAAATGATACCGCTGTTGCCGGTGTCTGAAATTTTCCAGTCAATTTTTAGTTCAAAGTTTTCGTATTCCTTGTCGGTGAGCAGGTCGCCCTGGCCTTCGGCATTCGGATCAAGCTGCAAAGCGCCGTCAACAACCTTCCATGCAGTAACGTTATTTTTCAAATAGGTGTGCCAGCCGGTGGTTGTTTTACCGTCGAACAGGGGTTTGTAGCCTTTAGATTGTGCCGATACCGCAAAATGAAGCGCAGGAATGGCCATAAGACTCAAAAAGATCTTTTTCATTACAATGTTTTAGAATTTGGTTAAGATATACCATAAGGCGGGCTAAATATATCCGCTTTTTTTTAATGCTAAAACGATTATATCAAAAATAAATTACAAACAGCTGTGGACTGCTGTGTAAAATTATGGTTATACAAAAATATGCCTGCGAAAGCATTTAATGCCTATGAAAATCAAACGACAAGCTTGAAGCCAGACCTACAGTTATATAGCCGTAACTATCTTCAAAAAACTGGTTGTAATCATCCTGGCCGCGGTAACCTCCGCCAAACATTAAAGCTGCGCTCGGCATAAAAGGGA
This window contains:
- a CDS encoding 3-keto-disaccharide hydrolase, which codes for MKKIFLSLMAIPALHFAVSAQSKGYKPLFDGKTTTGWHTYLKNNVTAWKVVDGALQLDPNAEGQGDLLTDKEYENFELKIDWKISDTGNSGIIFGVHEDPKFNETYLTGVEMQVLDNKNASDNKKANHLAGSLYDLKAPSADVAKPAGEWNSVVLRKKDGHLTFWLNGTKIVETQIGSLEWTEMLNNSKFKTWADFAKYPKGHIALQDHNHEVAFRNISIKEL